A single genomic interval of Pomacea canaliculata isolate SZHN2017 linkage group LG5, ASM307304v1, whole genome shotgun sequence harbors:
- the LOC112565023 gene encoding twist-related protein-like, whose translation MVPETQGALGSDGSHATTDTDSNHSSDHSESFNFSHHPHHLHHHHHHTIQHSQRYNHHHHHHHHHHHQNSGGNNNNSNNNADASRLEIDVKVEESDSEDDTQLAGAPMTGQQHSHLHHHQQHQHQATPPSSRKRPLAVIGSDDDDDECQDSSSQGSSCGEGSSSANNGSCSADGSTNGSGGIKEGGAATTGKKKTKKLQSFQDLQNQRVMANVRERQRTQSLNEAFAQLRQIIPTLPSDKLSKIQTLKLATRYIDFLYQVLRSDQPDGKLGSSCSYVASERLSYAFSVWRMEGAWTSMAGH comes from the coding sequence atggtACCAGAGACGCAGGGTGCACTGGGCAGTGACGGTTCTCATGCTACCACCGACACCGACAGCAACCACAGTTCAGACCACAGCGAGTCGTTTAACTTCAGCCACCACCCCCACCatctccatcaccaccaccatcacacaaTTCAACACAGCCAGcgctacaaccaccaccaccaccaccaccatcaccaccatcatcaaaaCAGCGGtggtaacaacaacaacagcaacaacaacgcagACGCCTCCCGCCTGGAGATTGATGTGAAAGTCGAGGAATCTGACAGCGAAGACGACACCCAACTGGCCGGGGCGCCAATGACAGGACAGCAGCACtctcacctccaccaccaccagcagcaccaacaCCAAGCCACGCCGCCAAGCAGCAGGAAGCGACCTCTGGCCGTCATCGGctccgacgacgacgacgacgagtgCCAGGACTCCAGCAGCCAGGGCAGCTCCTGCGGCGAGGGCAGCAGCAGCGCCAACAACGGATCGTGCAGCGCGGACGGCTCCACCAACGGCAGCGGGGGGATCAAAGAAGGAGGGGCGGCGACGACAGGCaagaagaagacgaaaaagTTGCAGAGCTTCCAGGACCTGCAGAACCAGCGGGTCATGGCCAACGTCCGCGAGCGCCAGCGCACGCAGTCCCTGAACGAGGCTTTCGCGCAGCTGCGGCAGATCATCCCGACCCTGCCCTCGGACAAGCTCAGCAAGATCCAGACCCTGAAGCTGGCCACGCGCTACATCGACTTCCTGTACCAGGTGCTGCGCTCCGACCAGCCGGACGGCAAGCTGGGCAGCTCGTGCAGCTACGTGGCCAGCGAACGTCTGTCCTACGCCTTCTCCGTGTGGCGCATGGAGGGCGCCTGGACCTCCATGGCTGGACACTGA